A stretch of the Sphingobacterium thalpophilum genome encodes the following:
- a CDS encoding VOC family protein: MEGLKSGVFITFSGNCRKALTFYQTCFGGTLEFHMFGQAVDGNSEVPVVSASLIAPGVIIYGSDLVHDEGRKIGNYVSMFLTCPDVARRRMLMAKLARPERPPSADKLHDKLVEVVDPFDVRWILSI, encoded by the coding sequence ATGGAAGGGTTAAAAAGTGGGGTGTTTATCACATTTTCGGGCAATTGCAGAAAGGCACTTACGTTTTACCAAACATGTTTCGGCGGCACCTTAGAGTTCCACATGTTTGGACAGGCTGTGGACGGAAATTCAGAAGTTCCAGTGGTAAGTGCCTCTCTGATTGCCCCCGGGGTGATTATCTATGGGTCGGATCTTGTGCATGACGAAGGAAGAAAAATAGGGAATTATGTTTCTATGTTTTTGACCTGTCCGGACGTTGCCCGCCGTAGAATGCTGATGGCAAAACTGGCACGGCCTGAACGGCCGCCGTCGGCTGACAAATTGCATGATAAATTGGTGGAGGTGGTCGATCCTTTTGATGTACGATGGATACTGAGCATATAA
- a CDS encoding carboxymuconolactone decarboxylase family protein, which produces MKQRINFFAKGQNAMKAMYGLGAYLSNCTIEQELLHLVYFRVSQINGCAYCLDMHSKDLLATGENPQRLFLLDAWREAPLYTARECAALEWAEAVTKIANGDVADDVYAKASSEFSEAELVDLTLAVTTINTYNRFNISFRTEAGGYKVGQHKVQAT; this is translated from the coding sequence ATGAAACAACGAATTAATTTTTTCGCCAAGGGACAAAATGCCATGAAGGCTATGTATGGATTGGGTGCCTACCTCAGTAATTGTACAATCGAGCAGGAACTGCTGCACCTCGTTTATTTTCGGGTATCACAGATCAATGGCTGCGCGTATTGTCTGGATATGCATTCCAAAGATCTGCTTGCCACCGGGGAAAATCCACAGCGCCTATTCCTATTGGATGCCTGGCGGGAGGCTCCATTGTATACTGCACGGGAGTGCGCTGCGCTAGAATGGGCGGAGGCCGTGACGAAAATCGCCAACGGCGACGTCGCCGACGACGTCTATGCCAAGGCGAGCAGTGAGTTTTCGGAAGCAGAATTGGTCGATCTGACCTTGGCTGTAACCACTATCAATACGTACAATCGGTTTAATATTTCTTTCCGTACCGAAGCCGGCGGCTACAAAGTTGGTCAGCATAAGGTGCAGGCAACGTAA
- a CDS encoding SRPBCC family protein: protein MKRQTKIKVEATVNAPVEKVWQQWNTPADIMQWNVADPSWHCPSSQNDLRVNGTFKNRMEARDGSFGFDFEGTYDKVELYQEIAYILADGRRVSTIFSPNDGRTVMTTVFDAEETHDPEFQKQGWQAILDNFVKHVESKN from the coding sequence ATGAAAAGACAAACAAAAATTAAGGTTGAAGCAACGGTAAACGCACCGGTAGAAAAAGTATGGCAACAGTGGAATACTCCGGCCGATATTATGCAATGGAATGTGGCGGATCCGAGCTGGCATTGTCCGAGCAGCCAGAATGACCTCCGGGTAAACGGGACATTCAAAAATCGTATGGAAGCGAGAGACGGTAGTTTCGGATTTGATTTTGAAGGCACCTATGACAAGGTGGAGCTGTATCAGGAGATCGCCTACATCCTGGCAGATGGCAGGAGGGTTAGCACAATTTTTTCCCCCAATGACGGAAGAACAGTCATGACCACTGTCTTTGATGCGGAAGAAACCCATGATCCTGAGTTTCAGAAACAGGGCTGGCAGGCTATACTCGATAACTTTGTTAAACATGTAGAATCAAAAAATTAA
- a CDS encoding GlxA family transcriptional regulator, protein MQISVFVPQYGTIEGITPAFRTFHTANEFLTAFGKKPIFRVEYVGLSDYVPANSGEYTIRTHRLLQDVTQTDLLIIPPTFGDIDNGIRDNADAIPYFKKLHAKGTRLASLCVGAFLLAETGLLDGKKCSTHWAYISEFKEKYPAIEIEDGAVITENDNIYSSGGASSLWNLILYLVEKFSDRETAVMIAKYFALDISRDSQSQFAIFRGQRNHDDADIQKAQDFIEQKYEEKITVEDLANLVNIGRRTFERRFKEATNNTPVEYIQRVRIEAAKKFFEASRKNVSQVMYDVGYTDTKAFRDIFKKITGLTPIEYRNKFAKVAEAS, encoded by the coding sequence ATGCAGATCTCTGTCTTTGTTCCACAATATGGTACTATTGAAGGCATTACGCCCGCATTTAGAACGTTCCATACCGCCAATGAATTTCTGACAGCATTTGGCAAGAAGCCTATATTTCGGGTGGAATATGTGGGTCTGAGTGACTATGTCCCAGCAAATAGTGGTGAATATACCATCCGAACGCACCGGCTGCTTCAGGACGTTACCCAGACTGACCTGCTCATTATACCGCCTACTTTCGGGGACATCGATAATGGCATCCGGGACAACGCCGATGCAATACCGTATTTTAAAAAATTGCACGCTAAAGGCACACGCCTGGCCAGTCTGTGCGTAGGGGCGTTTCTATTGGCCGAAACAGGACTGCTGGACGGAAAAAAATGCTCCACCCACTGGGCCTATATCAGTGAATTCAAGGAAAAATACCCCGCCATTGAAATCGAAGATGGGGCCGTGATTACGGAGAACGACAATATCTACAGCAGTGGAGGTGCCAGCAGCTTATGGAACCTGATTCTCTATCTGGTTGAAAAGTTTTCTGATCGGGAGACCGCAGTAATGATAGCGAAGTATTTTGCACTCGATATCAGTCGCGACAGCCAATCCCAATTTGCCATATTCAGAGGACAGCGGAACCATGACGATGCGGACATCCAAAAAGCCCAGGACTTTATTGAACAGAAATATGAGGAAAAAATCACAGTGGAAGACCTTGCCAATCTGGTCAACATCGGCCGTCGTACTTTTGAGCGACGATTTAAAGAAGCAACCAACAATACGCCGGTCGAATATATCCAGCGCGTCCGTATAGAAGCCGCAAAGAAATTTTTCGAAGCTTCGCGGAAAAATGTATCCCAGGTCATGTATGATGTGGGATATACCGATACAAAAGCGTTTCGCGATATCTTTAAAAAGATAACTGGTCTTACTCCGATCGAGTACCGCAATAAATTTGCAAAAGTTGCCGAAGCTTCATAG
- a CDS encoding SRPBCC family protein, whose product MKTNRVSLHRIIQASPEKIFRAFSDSAAYASWLPPYGFVCTVQQMDFKVGGSFKMTFINFGTGNGHSFGGEYLEISPDTLIKYVDRFDDPNLPGEMTTTVSLRAVSCGTELQIEQTGIPEVIPAEMCYLGWQESLEKMKKLVEPVIPDA is encoded by the coding sequence ATGAAAACAAATCGTGTTTCTTTACATCGGATTATTCAGGCTAGCCCTGAAAAAATCTTCCGTGCATTCTCGGATTCAGCGGCCTACGCTTCCTGGCTGCCGCCCTACGGTTTTGTCTGTACTGTGCAACAGATGGACTTTAAAGTTGGTGGAAGTTTCAAGATGACCTTTATCAATTTCGGTACCGGAAACGGTCATTCATTTGGTGGCGAATATCTGGAAATTTCGCCCGATACCCTGATTAAATATGTGGACCGGTTTGACGATCCCAACCTGCCGGGAGAAATGACCACAACAGTTTCGTTGCGGGCAGTGTCCTGCGGCACGGAGCTGCAAATTGAACAAACTGGTATTCCCGAGGTTATTCCTGCGGAGATGTGTTATCTAGGCTGGCAGGAGTCTTTGGAAAAGATGAAAAAGCTCGTGGAACCCGTAATACCAGACGCATAG
- a CDS encoding AAA family ATPase, translating into MKQTANFIVLTGGPGVGKTAVWTALQRKGFGTVAEEARRIIKQQIETNGDGLPWKNKQRYATLMLEASFESYRCELNKDSSGSPHIFFDRGIPDTLAYIEMENLIFEKSMLEQAKSLRYHQKVFIFPPWREIYATDNERKQTWAEAEATFCFMSDIYKQLGYQMLEMPKTSIERRCQFILQHLNEPRY; encoded by the coding sequence ATGAAACAGACTGCTAATTTTATCGTCCTCACGGGAGGACCTGGTGTAGGCAAAACCGCCGTATGGACTGCCTTACAACGGAAGGGCTTCGGAACTGTCGCCGAAGAAGCACGCCGTATCATTAAACAACAAATAGAAACCAATGGCGATGGACTGCCTTGGAAAAACAAACAACGCTATGCTACTCTGATGCTCGAAGCATCCTTTGAAAGCTATCGCTGTGAATTAAACAAGGATAGCAGCGGCTCACCGCATATCTTCTTTGATCGTGGCATTCCGGACACACTGGCCTATATCGAGATGGAAAACCTTATTTTTGAAAAAAGTATGCTTGAACAGGCCAAAAGCCTACGTTACCATCAAAAAGTATTTATTTTCCCTCCTTGGCGTGAAATTTACGCAACAGACAATGAACGGAAGCAGACCTGGGCGGAAGCCGAAGCTACATTCTGCTTCATGAGCGATATTTATAAGCAGCTCGGGTATCAAATGTTAGAGATGCCAAAAACATCGATCGAGCGGCGCTGTCAGTTTATACTTCAGCATCTAAATGAGCCCCGTTATTAA
- a CDS encoding DUF885 domain-containing protein, with protein MEKSVSEQLTSYFTGYKEIYDLREAVKKEEGAQFNLKAFNEKFLSFGNSPVKYIREMMLAK; from the coding sequence GTGGAAAAGAGTGTCAGTGAGCAGTTAACTTCCTATTTTACGGGCTACAAAGAAATTTATGACCTACGCGAAGCCGTAAAAAAAGAGGAAGGGGCACAGTTTAATTTGAAGGCCTTCAATGAGAAATTTTTAAGCTTTGGTAATTCACCGGTAAAATATATTCGCGAGATGATGCTGGCAAAGTAA
- a CDS encoding DUF885 domain-containing protein yields MKLTTLILFILGLVFFASCGAGSNKKQAQADTVANAEFKAYEDRFIEQLWRENPEWATQVGFHRYDSLLTIPDARSREQRLAFSKRHLDSLSSFDLNDLNLSQQTDYHLMQNYLESTVWAIEKERSHEWNPSSYNVSGTIAFMLAENYAPLDQRLRAIHQRIVQIPAYYRAAQQQIKAPAQELTDLAIQQNLGGLSVFEADLRDSLQKSNLSATEKSNLQTAADSAMNAIRGFVTFLKETPNPAPRSFRLGQELYEQKFKFDIQSGSTAAQIYDAAVARKSYLHTEMYKISKELWPKYFGPAAQPTDSLVLIRKMIDTLSVNHVKAEDFQAAIEAQIPKLVEFVKKKDLLYIDDSKPLIVRKEPAYMAGVAGASISAPGPYDKGGNTYYNVGSLNGWTKAASESYLREYNHYILQILNIHEAIPGHYTQLVYANQSPSLIKSVLGNGAMIEGWAVYTEQMMLENGYGDRAPEMWLMWYKWHLRTVCNAILDYSVHVKNMSEKEAMHLLVDEAFQQQAEAAGKWKRVSVSS; encoded by the coding sequence ATGAAACTAACAACATTGATACTTTTCATCTTAGGCCTTGTTTTTTTTGCTTCCTGTGGCGCGGGCAGCAACAAAAAGCAGGCGCAGGCGGATACTGTGGCAAATGCAGAATTTAAGGCATACGAAGACCGCTTTATAGAGCAGCTCTGGCGGGAGAACCCCGAATGGGCGACACAGGTCGGATTCCATCGCTATGACTCCCTATTGACCATCCCCGATGCGCGCAGCAGGGAACAGCGTTTAGCTTTTTCAAAGCGGCATCTGGACAGTCTCAGCAGCTTTGATCTGAATGATCTCAATCTTTCGCAGCAGACGGATTACCATTTGATGCAGAATTATCTTGAATCAACAGTGTGGGCAATAGAAAAGGAGCGTTCGCATGAGTGGAACCCTTCTTCCTACAACGTTAGCGGAACCATTGCCTTTATGCTGGCTGAGAATTATGCGCCCTTAGACCAGCGCCTTCGGGCTATTCATCAGCGCATTGTTCAGATCCCAGCTTATTATCGGGCCGCACAGCAGCAGATCAAAGCTCCTGCGCAGGAGCTGACGGATCTGGCGATACAGCAGAATCTGGGAGGATTATCGGTATTTGAAGCTGATCTGCGAGATTCTCTGCAAAAGTCAAATCTTTCGGCCACCGAGAAATCGAATTTGCAGACAGCAGCAGACAGCGCCATGAATGCGATAAGAGGTTTTGTAACCTTTCTTAAAGAAACCCCGAATCCTGCCCCAAGAAGTTTTAGGTTAGGGCAGGAACTTTATGAACAAAAGTTCAAATTTGACATTCAGTCCGGTTCTACAGCAGCGCAGATTTACGATGCTGCCGTGGCGCGCAAAAGCTATCTCCACACCGAGATGTACAAAATTAGCAAAGAGCTATGGCCTAAATATTTTGGGCCTGCTGCTCAGCCGACAGATAGTCTCGTACTGATCCGTAAGATGATCGATACCCTATCTGTCAACCATGTGAAAGCTGAAGATTTTCAGGCAGCAATTGAAGCGCAGATACCGAAACTGGTGGAGTTTGTGAAAAAGAAAGATCTTCTCTATATCGATGATAGCAAACCATTGATTGTGCGCAAGGAGCCTGCTTATATGGCCGGGGTTGCAGGAGCGTCCATCAGTGCACCCGGTCCCTACGATAAAGGGGGAAATACCTATTACAATGTAGGTAGCCTGAACGGTTGGACCAAAGCGGCTTCTGAAAGCTATCTACGGGAGTATAACCACTACATTTTACAGATATTGAATATCCACGAAGCTATTCCGGGGCACTATACGCAGCTGGTGTATGCCAATCAGTCGCCGAGTCTCATCAAAAGCGTGCTCGGTAACGGAGCAATGATCGAAGGCTGGGCTGTGTATACCGAACAAATGATGCTGGAAAATGGTTACGGTGACCGTGCGCCTGAGATGTGGCTGATGTGGTATAAGTGGCATCTTCGTACCGTATGTAATGCTATACTGGATTACAGTGTGCACGTGAAAAACATGAGCGAGAAGGAAGCTATGCATCTTCTGGTGGACGAGGCTTTTCAACAGCAGGCCGAAGCAGCAGGCAAGTGGAAAAGAGTGTCAGTGAGCAGTTAA
- a CDS encoding pirin family protein gives MNRNQFIKKGILGSGIFTTTASSDKLLQNDIDEIAPLEGLKANDMGINNDKLENHSVLHSASSRGYADHGWLQSNHTFSFANYHNPERMHFGVLRVLNDDVVDGGRGFGLHPHDNMEIISIPLEGTLVHEDSMGNKAIIQKGDIQVMSAGTGIMHSEYNKNADQNVKFLQIWVYPNQRNVTPRYDQITLDSTQRQNKFQQILSPDPGDEGVWIHQDAWFHLGRFERDIETNYILKQEGNGIYIFVINGSVTVEGQELQTRDGFGIWNAAEIKLKATSADTEILLMDVSIVLR, from the coding sequence ATGAACAGGAATCAATTTATAAAAAAAGGAATTTTAGGTTCCGGAATCTTTACAACAACAGCTTCGTCAGACAAACTGTTGCAAAACGATATCGATGAAATCGCACCCTTGGAAGGTCTGAAAGCAAATGATATGGGGATAAACAACGACAAACTTGAAAATCATAGCGTACTGCATAGCGCATCCAGTCGCGGATATGCCGATCATGGCTGGCTACAGAGCAACCATACCTTCAGCTTTGCCAATTACCATAATCCGGAGCGCATGCATTTCGGCGTACTGCGCGTCCTGAATGATGATGTCGTCGATGGAGGACGCGGATTTGGCTTGCATCCCCATGATAACATGGAAATTATCAGTATTCCTTTGGAAGGCACCCTTGTACATGAAGACAGCATGGGAAATAAGGCCATCATCCAAAAAGGAGACATTCAGGTTATGAGCGCGGGAACAGGCATCATGCATAGTGAATATAATAAAAATGCGGATCAGAACGTCAAATTTTTGCAGATCTGGGTATACCCCAACCAACGTAATGTGACTCCCCGATACGATCAGATAACACTTGACAGTACCCAGAGACAGAATAAATTTCAGCAGATCCTCTCTCCTGATCCGGGAGACGAAGGGGTATGGATTCATCAAGATGCATGGTTTCATTTAGGGCGTTTTGAGCGCGATATTGAGACGAATTATATACTCAAGCAGGAAGGAAACGGTATCTACATCTTTGTCATCAATGGCAGCGTCACCGTAGAAGGGCAGGAGCTTCAAACGCGGGACGGTTTTGGAATCTGGAACGCTGCTGAGATCAAATTAAAAGCGACATCAGCCGACACCGAAATTTTGTTGATGGATGTCAGCATTGTGCTCCGTTGA
- a CDS encoding YciI family protein: MKDFILLFRQAGSEQPQLTEQEIGAINKKWQDWISGIEAQGKLSSHGSRLVSTGKVLKPGGVITDGPFVEIRERLGGFIIVSAENLEEATTLAHGCPILESSGSVEIRELLL; the protein is encoded by the coding sequence ATGAAAGATTTCATCTTATTATTTCGCCAGGCTGGCAGCGAGCAGCCGCAGCTAACTGAACAGGAAATAGGTGCCATAAACAAAAAATGGCAGGACTGGATCAGTGGTATCGAGGCACAGGGGAAATTGTCCAGCCATGGCTCCCGCCTGGTGTCCACAGGAAAAGTCCTAAAACCCGGCGGTGTGATTACCGACGGCCCATTTGTTGAAATCCGGGAAAGACTCGGTGGATTTATCATCGTTTCGGCCGAGAATCTGGAAGAGGCCACCACACTGGCACATGGTTGTCCTATACTGGAATCCAGCGGAAGTGTGGAAATCCGGGAACTTCTCCTGTAA
- a CDS encoding outer membrane beta-barrel protein — protein sequence MIKRFLLTTCSAAIVPFLAFSQTHELRVGITSGISNFTGSGSVGKSALNGSSQQEYYTNNPYGKKYGINLGGAVNYRYVFATNVILGAEAAFERLQTKVDLEGNEFANGSRGLTKLNQQFLNFNPFVGYRVFFEPMSMDMQLGVDLAKTLSMKENGSIEDKQGNKTEFDRDRGKIIELDIRPRLQFNVNYDRYTVFASYSWGLMDYRSGLIGGDFGPARLNVFRLGLQYQLLRPVDRAE from the coding sequence ATGATAAAGAGATTTTTACTTACAACATGTTCAGCCGCTATCGTTCCGTTTCTGGCATTTTCGCAAACTCATGAGCTGCGTGTGGGTATCACTTCAGGCATTTCCAACTTCACCGGATCGGGCAGTGTCGGAAAGAGTGCATTGAATGGTTCCAGTCAACAAGAGTATTATACCAATAATCCTTATGGCAAAAAATATGGAATTAATCTTGGTGGGGCAGTCAACTACCGTTATGTTTTTGCCACTAACGTTATTTTGGGAGCTGAAGCTGCTTTCGAGCGCTTGCAGACCAAAGTGGATCTGGAGGGTAACGAGTTTGCGAACGGTAGCCGTGGGCTGACCAAGCTCAACCAGCAGTTTCTGAATTTTAATCCTTTTGTCGGCTATCGTGTTTTTTTCGAACCCATGTCAATGGATATGCAGCTTGGCGTTGACCTTGCCAAGACACTCAGTATGAAGGAAAACGGCAGTATCGAAGACAAACAGGGAAATAAAACCGAGTTTGATAGAGATAGAGGTAAGATAATCGAACTCGATATTCGGCCACGGCTGCAGTTCAATGTAAACTATGACCGTTATACGGTCTTTGCTAGTTATTCGTGGGGGCTTATGGATTATCGAAGTGGGCTTATCGGAGGGGACTTCGGGCCAGCGCGTCTCAATGTATTCCGCTTAGGTCTACAATATCAGCTCCTAAGACCGGTCGATAGAGCCGAATAG
- a CDS encoding DoxX family protein, with amino-acid sequence MKKNRIIFWAATLFIILWEGIMPLSTLLFAPQYVNMGTKPLGYPDYFAYTLIICKVLGVIAIAMPKFPAKLREWAYAGLTFNLIFAFISHACVDKNIAYMLMPLIVLGILMLSYLYRGKISRSGQLSLGGAASALS; translated from the coding sequence ATGAAAAAGAATAGAATTATTTTTTGGGCTGCGACACTATTTATTATCCTCTGGGAAGGCATTATGCCCTTGAGCACCTTATTGTTTGCGCCGCAATATGTCAATATGGGCACAAAACCGTTGGGGTATCCTGATTATTTTGCCTATACATTGATTATTTGCAAAGTCTTGGGCGTCATAGCTATAGCCATGCCTAAGTTTCCGGCTAAACTTAGGGAATGGGCATATGCCGGGTTGACCTTCAATCTGATCTTTGCCTTTATTAGCCACGCCTGTGTAGACAAGAATATCGCCTATATGCTGATGCCACTTATCGTATTGGGTATTCTGATGTTATCGTATCTCTATAGGGGCAAGATTAGCCGTTCGGGCCAATTGTCACTTGGCGGTGCGGCGTCGGCGTTGTCCTAA
- a CDS encoding RNA polymerase sigma factor codes for MESNFLKQLFQQEFSKIVAVISKGFGLQYIEVAEDIVSETFLLATETWQTNGLPPNPTAWLYTVAKRKTLSHFRRIKIFEEKVMPHLHQEQQIVASNSEFNFSRENIEDSQLKMLFAICTPAIASEAQIGLALRILCGFGIDEIAEAFLSNKETINKRLFRAKEKLRTEKVDLLLPPENEIVKRLDNVLHVIYLLFNEGYYSKTQNQILRKDLCIEALRLALMLARYEKTNVPKTNALIALMCFHSSRFDARHNSDGEFVLYEHQNENLWNRDLIHQGIYFLNNAAAGDELTSYHIEAKIAQCHCTKADTPEKWKEILQLYDRLLRVNYSSATLLNRIFALYKAKGAQTALVEATNLDLVDNHFYFVLLGELYNDIDREKSIANFQRARTLTKNPLEQETIQRKIDALCNSRLSDGG; via the coding sequence ATGGAATCCAATTTTCTAAAACAACTTTTTCAGCAGGAGTTTTCCAAAATAGTAGCCGTCATATCCAAAGGCTTTGGTCTTCAGTACATTGAAGTGGCAGAAGACATTGTCAGTGAAACTTTCTTGCTGGCAACGGAAACATGGCAGACCAATGGCCTGCCACCGAACCCCACGGCATGGCTATATACCGTGGCCAAACGCAAAACGTTAAGCCACTTCAGGAGGATCAAAATTTTTGAAGAGAAAGTGATGCCTCATCTGCATCAGGAGCAACAAATCGTAGCTTCGAATTCCGAATTTAACTTTTCCCGGGAGAACATCGAAGATAGTCAGCTCAAGATGCTCTTTGCCATCTGTACCCCCGCCATCGCGAGCGAAGCTCAAATCGGACTGGCATTGCGCATACTCTGTGGATTTGGTATTGATGAAATTGCCGAGGCTTTTCTCTCCAACAAAGAAACAATTAATAAGAGGCTCTTTAGAGCCAAAGAGAAATTACGTACTGAAAAGGTCGATCTGCTTTTACCCCCTGAAAACGAAATTGTCAAGCGCCTGGACAACGTATTGCACGTGATTTACCTGCTATTCAATGAAGGCTATTATTCAAAAACACAAAATCAGATTTTAAGGAAAGATCTGTGTATTGAAGCACTGCGACTAGCCCTGATGTTAGCAAGATACGAAAAAACGAATGTCCCGAAAACCAATGCTCTCATCGCCCTCATGTGTTTTCACTCTTCGCGTTTTGATGCCCGCCACAACAGCGACGGTGAATTTGTGCTGTATGAACATCAGAATGAAAACCTCTGGAATCGGGACCTGATCCACCAGGGCATTTATTTTTTAAACAACGCTGCAGCTGGTGATGAACTGACATCCTACCATATTGAGGCCAAAATTGCACAATGCCATTGTACGAAAGCGGATACCCCTGAAAAATGGAAGGAGATCCTTCAGCTTTACGATCGCTTGCTCAGAGTCAATTACTCTTCTGCCACCCTGCTCAACAGGATCTTTGCGCTATACAAAGCAAAAGGTGCTCAAACAGCCCTAGTGGAAGCGACGAACCTTGATCTCGTAGACAACCATTTTTATTTTGTCCTGCTGGGTGAACTTTATAATGATATTGACCGGGAAAAATCAATCGCGAATTTTCAGCGTGCCAGAACATTGACCAAAAATCCACTGGAACAGGAAACGATCCAACGTAAGATTGATGCACTCTGCAATTCGCGATTGTCCGATGGAGGATAA